In one Diabrotica virgifera virgifera chromosome 5, PGI_DIABVI_V3a genomic region, the following are encoded:
- the LOC114335874 gene encoding leucine-rich repeat-containing G-protein coupled receptor 4-like isoform X4, translating to MSTNAEVDKNCIVRRHDDSDVHIYCYPQQMQLDGGEIPLAGDVTADKICLHLIEVEGKIVETSFSNLKEVTHIVLFGCNLTEAIFPELPKIYYLEMIRTILPTITKETFKNLKGIKRMEIDENEAEIQDGAFDGLENLEFLTFFKQNINFSKDFLKGLNNLKELSMEYAGIETVPEDSFKETPELKILNLDGNSIEYLAPGTLEPLQNLEEFYVTLTNLKSFDINLLKEQKNLKALGIPVRTLKSVNFKKLFELCPKLGTIRFMSNDVECPEVKDLEEQFKKDNIQITLTYICTTDLKTC from the exons ATGAGTACTAACGCAGAAGTTGACAAGAACTGTATAGTTCGTAGACATGATGACTCTGATGTTCACATTTACTGCTATCCACAACAAATGCAGCTCGATGGAGGGGAAATACCTCTAGCTGGTGATGTGACAGCTGATAAAATATGTCTACATCTGATAGAAGTTGAAGGGAAGATTGTGGAGACCTCTTTTTCCAACTTGAAAGAAGTCACTCACATTGTGTTAT ttggcTGTAATTTGACTGAAGCCATTTTTCCAGAACTTCCGAAAATCTACTACTTAGAAATGATTCGAACAATCTTACCAACTATAacaaaagaaacctttaaaaatttaaaaggcATAAAAAGAATGGAGATTGATGAAAATGAGGCTGAAATCCAAGATGGTGCCTTTGATGGATTGGAAAATCTTGAGTTTCTAACATTCTTTAAGCAAAACATAAATTTTTCGAAAGATTTCTTGAAGGGTTTAAATAATCTTAAAGAACTCAGCATGGAGTATGCTGGAATAGAGACTGTTCCGGAAGATTCTTTTAAGGAGACTCCAG AACTAAAAATCTTAAATCTAGATGGAAACTCCATCGAATATCTAGCACCTGGGACGCTGGAACCTCTACAGAACCTAGAAGAATTTTATGTCACGTTGACAAATTTAAAAAGCTTCGATATAAACTTATTAAAAGAGCAAAAAAATCTTAAAGCTTTAGGAATTCCAGTGAGGACTCTAAAGAGTGTCAATTTTAAGAAACTGTTTGAGTTGTGTCCAAAATTGGGCACTATACGGTTTATGAGCAACGACGTTGAATGCCCTGAAGTAAAAGATCTTGAGGAGCAGTTTAAAAAAGATAATATACAGATTACATTGACTTATATATGTACTACCGACTTAAAAACTTGTTAA
- the LOC114335874 gene encoding leucine-rich repeat-containing G-protein coupled receptor 4-like isoform X3: protein MLFVLILVTFLMSTNAEVDKNCIVRRHDDSDVHIYCYPQQMQLDGGEIPLAGDVTADKICLHLIEVEGKIVETSFSNLKEVTHIVLFGCNLTEAIFPELPKIYYLEMIRTILPTITKETFKNLKGIKRMEIDENEAEIQDGAFDGLENLEFLTFFKQNINFSKDFLKGLNNLKELSMEYAGIETVPEDSFKETPELKILNLDGNSIEYLAPGTLEPLQNLEEFYVTLTNLKSFDINLLKEQKNLKALGIPVRTLKSVNFKKLFELCPKLGTIRFMSNDVECPEVKDLEEQFKKDNIQITLTYICTTDLKTC, encoded by the exons AT GTTATTTGTTTTAATACTCGTAACTTTCCTGATGAGTACTAACGCAGAAGTTGACAAGAACTGTATAGTTCGTAGACATGATGACTCTGATGTTCACATTTACTGCTATCCACAACAAATGCAGCTCGATGGAGGGGAAATACCTCTAGCTGGTGATGTGACAGCTGATAAAATATGTCTACATCTGATAGAAGTTGAAGGGAAGATTGTGGAGACCTCTTTTTCCAACTTGAAAGAAGTCACTCACATTGTGTTAT ttggcTGTAATTTGACTGAAGCCATTTTTCCAGAACTTCCGAAAATCTACTACTTAGAAATGATTCGAACAATCTTACCAACTATAacaaaagaaacctttaaaaatttaaaaggcATAAAAAGAATGGAGATTGATGAAAATGAGGCTGAAATCCAAGATGGTGCCTTTGATGGATTGGAAAATCTTGAGTTTCTAACATTCTTTAAGCAAAACATAAATTTTTCGAAAGATTTCTTGAAGGGTTTAAATAATCTTAAAGAACTCAGCATGGAGTATGCTGGAATAGAGACTGTTCCGGAAGATTCTTTTAAGGAGACTCCAG AACTAAAAATCTTAAATCTAGATGGAAACTCCATCGAATATCTAGCACCTGGGACGCTGGAACCTCTACAGAACCTAGAAGAATTTTATGTCACGTTGACAAATTTAAAAAGCTTCGATATAAACTTATTAAAAGAGCAAAAAAATCTTAAAGCTTTAGGAATTCCAGTGAGGACTCTAAAGAGTGTCAATTTTAAGAAACTGTTTGAGTTGTGTCCAAAATTGGGCACTATACGGTTTATGAGCAACGACGTTGAATGCCCTGAAGTAAAAGATCTTGAGGAGCAGTTTAAAAAAGATAATATACAGATTACATTGACTTATATATGTACTACCGACTTAAAAACTTGTTAA